Proteins from one Bacteroides mediterraneensis genomic window:
- a CDS encoding TonB-dependent receptor, with protein sequence MQQGKTNKFGKKLGLALCMLPLSSWAVSSATLDASPLPAVSFHETKDIEATAQSPRKRTITGTITDASDGTPIIGANIVLKGKNTGVISDLDGNYSIEATSKDILVVSFIGYKTREISVADLGVINVKLRSDNEMLDEVVVVGAGTQKKVSVTGSITSVKGSSLVTPTSSLTNALAGKLAGVIAKTSSGAPGQAAEFYIRGIGTFGGRATPLIMLDDVEISAADLNNIPAETIESFSILKDASATAIYGARGANGVMLITTKSGRENERTQINVTVENAFNVMTNFPDFVDGATWMEMYNEAQTTRNPGVTPKYSQEQIENTRLGTNPYMYPSVKWNDVIFKNMAMSQRANINVQGGGSRATYYMSIQANHDSGLLNTRKVYSYNNNINNWSYNFQNNIKYKLTSTTTVDLRMNAQIRNNQGPNYNTSDLFKMALTTNPINFPVTFPAEEGDTHIRFGNAILSGTNLRTNPYAYMLSSYKQMQENTLNTSLKISQQLDFITKGLSATALVNFKNWSSNWYNRSIEPYYYRIKDGSFNPSTGEYTLERLGTSGTDYISQSDITKDGDNTFFLQFTLDYQRRFGKHSVGGMLLYMQREYRKAVLPNRNQGFSGRFTYDFDQRYLAEINFGYNGTERLAKGDRFEFFPAISLGWVVSNEKFFAPLSKVISSLKLRGSYGLVGSDETGPQGSPHFLYIDQVNVIGQNRPGATFGEDLNVTKYGPVVTQYAVQNAGWERVKKLDVGFDMELFRSLSLTFDFFYDKRYNILLHREAWPQSLGYDSAKPWSNKGKVNNWGYELSVNYRKQFNKDLAVDFQGNFTYTQNKYVDYDEPLYPYTWQTVTGKPLSHQKGYIADGLFQSQEEIDNSPTQNLGSSVMVGDVKYRDVNGDGIINTEDQVMISEYGNMPRIQYGLGMNIDYKGFNFGVFFNGSAMRTLMISGITPFGQDDFNVMQFIADDYWTEANPNPNAAYPRLGLTDAQTANNTQASTYWMRNGNFIRFKTLEIGYRFKHARVYFSGNNLFVFSPFKLWDPELAWNSYPLQRTFNIGLQLTF encoded by the coding sequence ATGCAACAAGGAAAAACGAACAAGTTTGGAAAAAAACTTGGACTGGCATTATGTATGCTACCTCTTTCCTCCTGGGCTGTATCCAGTGCCACACTCGATGCAAGCCCCCTTCCAGCAGTTTCCTTTCATGAAACCAAAGACATCGAGGCTACTGCACAAAGTCCCAGAAAACGAACCATCACCGGTACCATTACCGATGCTTCCGACGGAACGCCTATCATCGGAGCCAACATTGTCCTGAAAGGGAAAAATACCGGCGTCATTTCCGACCTTGATGGTAATTATTCTATCGAAGCCACCAGCAAAGACATCCTGGTGGTCAGCTTTATCGGTTACAAAACCCGTGAGATTTCCGTGGCCGACCTCGGTGTCATCAACGTGAAACTGCGGTCGGACAATGAGATGCTGGACGAAGTCGTAGTAGTCGGTGCCGGTACGCAGAAAAAAGTCAGTGTCACCGGTTCTATCACCAGTGTAAAAGGTTCTTCTCTTGTCACTCCTACCTCTTCTTTGACCAATGCCCTCGCCGGTAAGCTGGCAGGTGTCATCGCCAAGACTTCCAGCGGTGCGCCGGGACAGGCTGCCGAATTCTATATCCGCGGTATCGGCACGTTCGGCGGAAGAGCTACTCCGCTGATTATGCTGGACGACGTGGAAATCTCGGCTGCCGACCTGAACAACATTCCGGCGGAAACCATTGAAAGTTTCTCTATCCTGAAAGATGCTTCGGCAACCGCCATCTACGGTGCCCGCGGTGCCAACGGTGTAATGTTGATTACCACCAAATCGGGACGGGAAAATGAACGTACACAGATTAACGTGACGGTAGAAAACGCGTTCAACGTCATGACCAATTTCCCGGACTTCGTGGACGGTGCCACCTGGATGGAAATGTACAACGAGGCACAGACCACCCGCAATCCGGGCGTAACGCCCAAATATTCGCAAGAACAGATTGAAAACACCCGCCTGGGCACCAATCCCTACATGTATCCCAGCGTGAAATGGAATGACGTGATTTTCAAAAACATGGCCATGAGCCAGCGGGCCAATATCAACGTACAGGGTGGTGGTTCCAGAGCCACTTACTACATGAGTATCCAGGCCAACCATGACTCCGGATTGCTGAATACCCGAAAAGTATATTCTTATAACAACAACATCAACAACTGGAGCTACAACTTCCAGAACAACATCAAATACAAGCTGACGTCTACTACGACCGTAGACTTGCGAATGAATGCGCAGATACGCAACAACCAGGGTCCTAACTATAATACATCCGATTTGTTCAAGATGGCCCTGACCACCAACCCGATCAACTTCCCTGTCACATTCCCGGCAGAGGAAGGCGACACACATATCCGTTTCGGTAATGCCATCCTGAGCGGAACCAACTTGCGCACCAACCCGTATGCCTACATGCTCTCTTCTTACAAGCAGATGCAGGAAAATACCTTGAACACCTCTTTGAAAATCAGCCAGCAGCTTGATTTCATCACCAAGGGACTGAGTGCCACGGCTTTGGTCAACTTCAAGAACTGGTCGTCCAACTGGTATAACCGCAGCATCGAACCCTACTACTACCGCATTAAAGACGGAAGTTTCAATCCTTCTACGGGAGAATATACCCTGGAAAGACTGGGCACAAGCGGAACAGACTATATCTCACAGTCGGACATCACAAAAGACGGTGACAACACTTTCTTCCTGCAGTTTACCCTCGACTATCAACGCCGTTTCGGAAAACATAGTGTAGGCGGTATGCTGCTCTATATGCAGCGTGAATACCGGAAGGCTGTGCTGCCGAACCGCAACCAGGGTTTCTCCGGACGTTTCACCTACGACTTCGACCAACGCTATTTGGCTGAAATCAACTTCGGTTACAACGGTACCGAGCGTCTGGCAAAAGGTGACCGTTTTGAATTCTTCCCGGCCATCTCTTTGGGATGGGTGGTTTCCAACGAGAAATTCTTCGCTCCCCTCAGCAAGGTCATATCGTCCTTGAAGCTGAGAGGTTCCTACGGTCTGGTAGGTAGCGACGAAACCGGTCCTCAAGGCTCACCTCACTTCTTGTACATCGACCAGGTAAATGTCATTGGCCAGAATCGCCCGGGAGCCACCTTTGGAGAAGACCTGAATGTCACCAAATACGGTCCTGTGGTCACTCAGTATGCCGTGCAGAACGCCGGATGGGAACGTGTGAAAAAACTGGACGTCGGTTTCGACATGGAACTGTTCCGCAGCTTGAGCCTGACCTTCGACTTCTTCTACGACAAGCGCTACAACATCCTGCTACACCGCGAGGCATGGCCGCAGTCTCTGGGATATGACTCTGCCAAACCTTGGAGCAACAAAGGAAAAGTAAACAACTGGGGATATGAACTCAGCGTCAACTACCGCAAGCAGTTCAACAAAGACCTGGCCGTAGACTTCCAAGGAAACTTTACCTACACCCAGAATAAATACGTAGACTACGACGAACCGCTCTATCCTTATACTTGGCAGACCGTGACCGGCAAACCTTTGAGCCACCAGAAAGGTTACATCGCCGACGGACTGTTCCAAAGTCAGGAAGAGATTGACAACAGCCCGACACAAAACTTGGGAAGTAGCGTAATGGTAGGCGACGTGAAATACCGCGACGTAAACGGTGACGGCATCATCAACACAGAAGACCAAGTCATGATTTCAGAATACGGCAACATGCCGCGCATCCAGTACGGTCTGGGTATGAACATCGACTACAAAGGATTCAATTTCGGCGTATTCTTCAACGGTTCGGCCATGCGTACCCTCATGATCAGCGGTATCACTCCGTTCGGACAAGACGACTTCAACGTCATGCAGTTCATTGCAGATGATTACTGGACAGAAGCCAACCCGAACCCCAATGCGGCGTATCCGCGTCTGGGACTGACCGACGCACAGACGGCCAACAACACCCAGGCCAGCACCTACTGGATGAGAAACGGTAACTTTATCCGCTTCAAGACGCTGGAAATCGGATACCGCTTCAAGCATGCCCGCGTGTACTTCAGCGGAAACAACCTGTTCGTATTCAGTCCGTTCAAGTTGTGGGACCCGGAACTGGCTTGGAACAGCTACCCTTTACAGAGAACGTTTAATATCGGATTACAGTTAACTTTCTAA
- a CDS encoding RagB/SusD family nutrient uptake outer membrane protein gives MKTFKNIGKIALLSLALCGGTTSCNYLDVVPPEQASLPDATKDPEATLGFLFSCYGGVRSPFDYQTVEAGADEYVLPPLWNTGSQKITWDLNLPTNIADGWSWGTNYRFIGQCLLFLQELPNARGVTDEQKRAWAAEANFLLAYYHMATLVAYGPCPITDTYIDQATPESEYRGRMHFDYVKDWICQKFDEVCEDGQLPATRSGDEWGRATSVMAKALKARLLVYAASPLYNGSFPYKDWENTNFETPGYGKELISKQYDPKKWEAAKKACLEAIEAANAAGHKLFSLDDARILYKQANLPLPFVPFKSESGGTADKDKEFMERVQLMRYVVTTRYKEGNRETIWGHANQGTMIIGSLPHRVIKNNQGTWKAGYSGVSPTLNTVEQFYTENGVPIEKDEKFYRENEWFQSAGVNNRSDIIKLNARREPRFYAWIAFDGGDMGSRVYGGQPLKLEMRKSELHGYNPSLFNRDNCVTGYLSQKFIEPTFAWTASAEEKQDKPRPLIRMAELYLNLAECYAALGETSKALEQLNIIRQRAGIRNLDMKDVTNDMPIMKWVQNERFVELWGEGHRYYDIRRWMIAPEYMGAGVRKGLNAMSKLDPTFEEFNTPVVISQNFKWTNRMYFLPVFENEVYKNPQLIQAPGY, from the coding sequence ATGAAGACTTTTAAAAACATAGGAAAAATCGCCTTACTCTCACTGGCTTTATGTGGAGGAACCACTTCATGTAACTACCTCGACGTAGTACCACCCGAACAAGCCTCCTTGCCAGATGCCACCAAAGACCCGGAAGCCACACTGGGCTTTCTTTTCTCCTGCTACGGAGGAGTGAGAAGTCCGTTCGATTATCAGACGGTGGAAGCCGGTGCCGACGAATACGTGCTTCCTCCCCTGTGGAACACCGGTTCACAAAAAATCACCTGGGACTTGAACCTCCCGACCAACATCGCCGACGGATGGAGCTGGGGAACCAACTACCGCTTCATCGGACAGTGTCTGCTCTTCCTGCAGGAACTGCCTAATGCCAGAGGGGTGACAGACGAACAGAAAAGAGCATGGGCCGCAGAAGCCAACTTCCTGCTGGCGTACTATCACATGGCTACATTGGTAGCCTACGGCCCTTGTCCCATCACCGACACCTATATCGACCAGGCTACTCCTGAATCAGAGTACAGGGGACGTATGCACTTCGACTACGTGAAAGACTGGATTTGCCAGAAATTCGATGAGGTCTGCGAAGACGGACAGCTTCCTGCCACCCGCAGCGGGGATGAATGGGGAAGAGCCACTTCGGTCATGGCCAAAGCCCTGAAGGCCCGCCTGCTGGTATATGCCGCCTCTCCGCTATACAACGGCAGCTTCCCTTACAAGGACTGGGAAAACACGAATTTCGAGACTCCGGGCTATGGCAAGGAACTAATCAGCAAACAATACGACCCCAAGAAATGGGAAGCAGCCAAGAAGGCCTGTCTGGAAGCCATTGAAGCCGCAAACGCAGCCGGACATAAACTGTTCAGCCTGGACGATGCACGCATCTTGTATAAACAAGCCAATCTGCCGCTCCCGTTCGTTCCTTTCAAGAGCGAAAGTGGTGGAACAGCCGACAAGGACAAAGAATTCATGGAACGCGTACAGCTGATGCGATACGTGGTCACCACCCGCTATAAGGAAGGTAACCGCGAAACCATCTGGGGACATGCCAACCAGGGAACCATGATTATCGGTTCCCTTCCACACCGTGTCATCAAAAACAACCAGGGAACTTGGAAAGCCGGATATTCCGGAGTATCCCCCACTCTAAATACAGTGGAGCAATTCTACACAGAAAACGGAGTGCCCATCGAAAAAGACGAAAAATTCTATCGTGAGAATGAATGGTTCCAGAGTGCCGGCGTAAACAATCGCAGTGACATCATCAAACTGAATGCTCGTCGTGAGCCCCGCTTCTATGCCTGGATTGCATTCGATGGCGGCGACATGGGAAGCCGTGTCTATGGTGGACAGCCCTTGAAACTGGAAATGCGCAAATCGGAACTTCACGGTTACAATCCGTCCTTGTTCAACCGCGATAACTGTGTGACCGGTTACCTGTCTCAAAAGTTCATTGAGCCTACGTTCGCCTGGACTGCCAGTGCCGAAGAAAAGCAGGACAAGCCGAGACCACTGATCCGTATGGCCGAATTGTATCTGAATCTGGCCGAATGTTATGCAGCTCTCGGTGAAACTTCTAAGGCCCTGGAACAGCTGAACATTATCCGTCAGCGTGCCGGAATCAGAAACCTCGATATGAAAGACGTCACCAACGACATGCCTATCATGAAATGGGTACAGAATGAACGCTTTGTCGAGCTGTGGGGAGAAGGTCACCGTTACTACGACATCCGCCGCTGGATGATTGCCCCAGAATACATGGGTGCCGGCGTACGCAAGGGACTCAATGCCATGAGCAAGCTCGACCCGACCTTTGAGGAATTCAACACGCCGGTGGTTATCAGCCAGAATTTCAAATGGACGAACCGCATGTATTTCCTTCCTGTTTTTGAAAATGAAGTTTACAAAAACCCACAACTTATTCAGGCACCAGGCTATTAA
- a CDS encoding BT_3987 domain-containing protein: MKLHNLFGAICVLGGTLALSSCEKYDELFPAQYHCVLNIKDAGIRNTELYTTEAEGTIPISIMKTGSKGEVPANGTLVPMTEEAFQAYCTNNALKYAYLPAAYYTMPNEELQFSAQERYKIMNVVLKTREILKLQESNHGQKYALPLLLHGNGASVHDSLLIIAPDIKAPSLELTSAGFVSAVQFTSKGEAKQTHTVELALPTPNAWGLKCSVTCNEEAVEAFKKYNAQNGNRYQQLPANAYTLPNNGVVTFAEAATTATMEVTFNRTALQMGEYILPLTISNPSVEGLEIKATQKTVLLGVSYSPDKLVLKASQFKANSIAEGDGTGYAGLIDGLGAGLHFHSNWSAPVQDATYGNYIDVTLTTPIQSIKLDYWTRFENGNAAPTHIKLFTSTDGKAWTELGEIKSGLPTGANQQYSSPIYRAANKFTHFRFAVLTSTAGSMTSGKSWFNLGELTLYGN, from the coding sequence ATGAAACTACATAATCTATTTGGGGCAATCTGTGTCTTAGGAGGCACATTGGCCCTATCCAGCTGCGAAAAATATGACGAACTGTTCCCTGCACAATACCATTGCGTATTGAACATCAAGGATGCAGGCATCCGTAACACGGAATTATATACTACCGAAGCGGAAGGAACCATCCCTATTTCCATCATGAAAACCGGAAGCAAAGGGGAAGTACCCGCCAACGGAACACTTGTCCCGATGACGGAAGAAGCTTTTCAGGCATATTGCACCAACAATGCACTGAAATATGCTTATCTGCCTGCCGCATATTATACAATGCCGAACGAGGAACTGCAATTTTCTGCACAGGAACGCTACAAAATAATGAACGTCGTGTTGAAAACAAGAGAAATCTTGAAACTGCAGGAAAGCAATCACGGACAGAAATATGCCTTGCCCTTGCTGCTCCACGGAAACGGAGCTTCCGTACACGACAGCTTGCTCATCATTGCCCCCGACATCAAGGCTCCTTCGCTCGAACTGACCAGTGCCGGGTTCGTAAGTGCCGTACAGTTCACTTCCAAAGGGGAAGCCAAACAGACCCATACGGTGGAGCTGGCCCTGCCCACTCCGAATGCCTGGGGATTGAAATGCAGCGTCACTTGCAACGAAGAAGCGGTAGAGGCTTTCAAGAAATACAATGCACAGAACGGTAACCGTTACCAACAACTTCCGGCAAACGCTTACACCCTGCCCAACAATGGTGTGGTAACTTTCGCCGAAGCAGCCACTACTGCCACAATGGAGGTCACTTTCAACCGGACTGCCCTGCAAATGGGAGAATATATTCTTCCTCTTACCATTTCCAATCCCAGCGTGGAAGGCCTGGAAATCAAAGCGACTCAAAAAACCGTTCTGTTGGGTGTTTCTTACTCTCCAGACAAACTGGTGCTGAAAGCCAGCCAATTTAAGGCAAACTCCATTGCTGAAGGTGACGGAACGGGTTATGCTGGTCTGATTGACGGTCTCGGCGCCGGCCTGCACTTCCACTCCAACTGGAGTGCCCCTGTACAAGATGCCACTTACGGCAACTACATTGATGTGACACTGACCACTCCTATCCAATCCATCAAGCTGGACTACTGGACACGCTTTGAAAACGGGAATGCAGCCCCGACCCACATCAAGCTGTTTACCAGCACAGATGGAAAAGCATGGACCGAACTGGGAGAGATTAAAAGCGGGCTTCCTACGGGTGCAAACCAGCAATATTCTTCTCCTATCTACCGTGCAGCCAACAAATTTACTCATTTCCGTTTCGCCGTGCTGACAAGTACCGCAGGCTCCATGACCAGTGGAAAATCTTGGTTCAACCTGGGAGAGCTTACACTATACGGTAATTGA